The nucleotide sequence GAATAGCAAGCTCACGCAAAATTTGCGTACGTAAGGCAATGGGGGGCATCGACAGTAAAAGCGGCTTAGCAGCATGATGCGTATGGGCTCGACCTTCTGGGGTAGTTTGCTCGTGACCTTCACTAACAACCTTAAAGAAGAAGCTAGAGATAGACATGGCTTCTTTAATGACCCTTTCAAATGCAGGCGCGCCATAAGCACGAACATAGCTATCAGGGTCATGCTCTGTCGGCAAGAATAAGAAACGAATTTCTTTATCGTCAGACATGAGGGGCAAACATGCTTCAAGTGCACGTTGCGCAGCACGTTGACCAGCGGAGTCACCATCAAATGAGAAAACCACTTTATCGGTTTGTCTGAGTAGCATGCGCACATGGTTTGCAGTACAAGCTGTACCTAAAGTAGCAACCGCATTAGGGAATCCCAATTGCGCTAAAGCAACGACATCCATATAACCTTCGCACACCAAAACATATTCTTGCGCACGAATCGCTTGTCTGGCCTCAAACAAGCCATAGAGCGTATTGCCTTTAGAAAACAATGGCGTCTCAGGAGAATTTAAATACTTTGGTTCACCTTGATCCAGAATGCGCCCACCAAAGCCAATGGTTTGACCTTTGGGATTACGAATAGGAAACATAATGCGGTCACGGAAACGGTCGTAACGCTTTACATTCGCGCCTTCGGACTGCTCACCCTGAATAAGCAAGCCGCCTTCCACCAAGGTCTTCGCTATCTCATCGCTGGAGTAAGCGCCAAACACCGCCTCAAGACCCTGCCAGCCGTCAGGCGCGTAACCCAAGGCATAACGCTTAGCAATCTCACCGGTAAGTCCGCGACCTTTTAAATACTCAACTGCCCTAGTGTTGCCCTTCAGCTGTTGGCGATACCAATCGGCAGCAGCGCTCATCACCTCACTCAATGCCATTGCTTGCTGCTGTCTTGCTACATCATTTGCAGTGCGCTCTTCGCGAGGCACATCCAAGCCTGCGGAACGCGCAAGATCTTCAATAGCATCCACATATCCAAGCCCGGAATATTCCATTAAGAAACTAATGGCAGAGCCATGAGCGCCACAACCAAAGCAGTGATAAAACTGTTTAGTAGGCGATACCGAAAAGGAGGGGGATTTCTCTGAATGAAAGGGGCACAAACCCTGAAAGTTCGCGCCCGCTTTTTTTAACTTAACGTGCTGCCCAACCACATCAACGATATCAACCCGATTTAAAAGATCGGCAATGAAGGATTGTGGAATGAGCGCCATGTAGCCAGTATGAAAGGATTTTGCTTTCTTGACTAGCTACTGAGTTTACTTACTTCGCCAATGCGGCTTTTACCAAGCCAGATACTTTTCCCATATCTGCTTTGCCAGCCAATTGACCTTTGAGTACGCCAATGACCTTACCCATATCCTGTGGGCCTACAGCGCCAGTCGAAGCAACGGCAGCAGCTATTGCAGCCTCTACTTCAGCATCGGATAACTGCGCAGGCAAGTAGGTTTGCAAAATCACCATCTCAGCAGTTTCAATCGCAACCAAATCGTCGCGATTGGCTTTTTCAAACTGAGAGATCGAATCTTTGCGTTGCTTAATCATTTTTTCGACAGTCGCAATCACACCAGCATCGTCAACCACAATGCGCTCATCGACTTCGCGTTGCTTAATCGCCGCCAACAAAAGACGAATCGCTCCTAGGCGCTCAACTTCTTTAGCGCGCATAGCATTTTTCATATCTTCGGTGATTTGATCTTTTAGACTCATGGCTTTATTCCTGGTGTTGAATATAAAACGTCGAACATTTAATAATGGTGATTAAAAAGCAAAAACCCGCTGCGTTTCACCGTCAGCGGGTTTCAAAGCCTCTCGGTGAGGAGAGCTTTTAAATTCTATTAGTAAAGCTTTTTAGGCAACATTTGGCTGCGAATACGCTTGTAATGGCGTTTAGCAGCTGCAGCTTTCTTGCGCTTACGTTCAGCCGTTGGCTTCTCGTAGAACTCGCGTGCTCGCAAGTCTGTCAAAAGGCCATTCTTTTCAATGGTGCGCTTAAAACGGCGCAATGCCACTTCAAATGGTTCGTTTTCGCGGAGGCGGACTGTAGTCATACTTATTTAACTCGTATATGCTCGATAGATATCGAAAAATTAACTGAATTGCGATTCTAGCACGGCTAAGTAAAAAAATGATTGTTTTAGGAATAGAAACTTCTTGTGATGAGACCGGGGTGGCTTTATACAACACCACGCCTTGGGAAGAGGGTAAACCGGCCTTCCAGGGCATATTAGGCCAGGGCTTGCACTCTCAGATCGCCATGCACCGGGACTATGGGGGTGTTGTCCCCGAATTAGCCTCCCGCGACCATATTCGTCGTGTTTTACCCCTCTTAGACCAATCCTTAGCCCAATCTGGTCTCAAATTGGCCGATATTGACGCCGTGGCATTCACTCAGGGCCCCGGATTGGCTGGCGCCCTCCTAGTAGGAAGCGCTTTTGCTAAATCCCTAGCCCAAGGCCTCAATTTACCGTCTATAGGGGTACATCACCTCGAAGGACACCTACTTTCCCCGCTTTTGGGCCAAACCGCCCCTCAATTTCCCTTTATTGCCCTACTGGTATCTGGTGGCCACACGCAACTCATGAAAGTCTCCGGAATTGGTCAATACGAGCTCCTTGGCGAAACCTTGGATGATGCGGCGGGAGAAGCCTTTGATAAGACGGCCAAATTACTAGGCCTGGATTACCCCGGTGGCGCAGCTATTTCTAAATTGGCAGAGGAAGGTCGCCCAGGTATTTTTGATTTACCTAAACCCATGCTGCACTCTGGTGATTTAGATTTTTCTTTCTCGGGATTAAAGACGGCCGTCCTCAATCAAGTGAAAAAGTTTGCAGAAAAAAATATTGCGAATCCTTCAGAGGTCGCACAATTTCATGCGGATCTTGCGAGAAGTTTTGTTGACTCCATCGTGGCAGTTCTTGTCAGCAAGTCCGAGAAAGCGCTCAAGCAAACGGGTTGTAAACATTTAGTGCTCGCAGGTGGCGTTGGCGCTAATTTGCAACTACGCGCCGCACTCAATGACAAAGCGAAACGCAATGGTTTTGAGGTGCATTACCCACCGCTTGAGCTATGCACCGATAACGGCGTGATGATTGCTTTTGCTGGGGCACTGCGGATGATCGAAAAAAATAATGGCTCCACAACTTCTGGAGCCTTTGACATCAAACCCCGCTGGGATTTACAAAGCAACAATCTGAAATAGATTTATTGCTTGTTATTTCTGATGGCTGATTCTGGCAAATGCACTGTGGTTGTGAATAGATTCAAAATTCTCAGCCTCCACTACGAAAGAGCGAATACGCTGATCAGCCTTGAGATTGCCGGCCACATCACGCACTAAGTCTTCTACGAACTTCGGGTTGCTATAAGAATGCTCAGTAACCCATTTCTCATCAGGACGCTTCAGCAATCCCCACAATTCGCTAGATGCTTCACTCTCAGCAGCGGCAACTAAATCCTCCACCGTCATCTGCGTTCTGGAATCCAATGCCACAGTCATGGTGACGTGCGAACGTTGATTATGGGCGCCGAACTCAGAAATCTCTTTTGAGCAAGGGCACAAACTCATTACTGGAACTTGTGCACGCAAACCCAATTCAACATCAGAACCGCCTGTTGCATTTTGCTTGGCTGTTGCCATCCAAGTGACTTCGTAATCCATCAAGCTTTCTACGCCAGAGACCGGTGCCGCTTTTTTAACGAAGTGCGTATAAGTAAATTGCACGTGACCTTCTTTAGCGTCGAGCAAAGGCAACATATCGCGTACCAAGGCAACAATGGTCGTGCTATCCACAGCCGCATCTTGTTTTTGGAGAAGCGCCATGAATCGTGACATGTGCGTACCCTTTATATGCGCGGGTAATGCCACATCCATCTCAAAAGTTCCAACCGATGGAAAGCTACCTGTCTTGCTACGAATGGTCAGTGGATGACGTACGCCACGAATGCCAACTTGCTCAATAGGTAGTGCGCGCTCATCCAAGGTGGATTGCACGTCAGGCATTGCGCTGGCTTTCAGAAATGCGGGATTCAAGTCATTCATAGCTCTATTTTCAGGCAAAACCGGCTTATTTGCCTACCAGCGCAGAATTTACGGTCAATATTGCTGGAAAACGTTGTTTGATAGAGTTGGCAATACCCTCAACGTCCAAGCCACACTTGGTCATTAGCAGACTGTAGTCACCATGCTCGATAAATTGATCAGGAAGACCTAATTGCAAGAGGGGTTTCTGAATACCAAGGTTCGAGAGCGCTTCTAAACAAGCACTGCCAGCACCGCCAGCAATAGCCCCATCCTCAATCGTCACAAAATAATCATGATCGGCTGCTAACGATTGGATGAGATCCATATCGAGCGGCTTCACAAATCGCATATTGGCTACCGTTGCATTAACCCCTTCGGCCACTTCAAGCACTGGGTAGAGCAAAGTGCCAAACGCCAATATCGCCACACGTTGACCAGCAGGCGCAGTGGATTTACGACGAATCTCACCCTTACCAAATGGCAGAGTGCGTAATTCTTTAGACGGGATAGTGCCAACACCTGCACCACGCGGATAGCGCACCGCGCTTGGATGTGGCTGATGAAAGGCAGTGGTCAACAAGTCGCGGCATTCCGATTCATCTGCCGGCGTCATCACCAGCATATTTGGAATACAACGTAAGAATGGAATGTCATAAGCGCCAGCATGAGTAGCACCATCAGCACCAACGAGACCAGCGCGATCCAATGCAAACAACACCGGCAAATCCTGTATCGCCACATCATGAATCAATTGGTCATACGCGCGCTGCAAGAAAGTAGAGTAAATCGCCACCACTGGCTTCATACCTTCGCATGCCATACCGGCTGCAAAAGTGACCGCGTGCTGCTCGGCAATACCGACGTCGTAATAACGCCTAGGGAAGCTCTTCTCAAACTCAACCAAGCCGGAACCCTCTCGCATTGCTGGAGTAATGCCAACCAATAAAGGATCTGCATGCGCCATATCGCATAACCACTCACCAAATACTTGAGTAAACGTTTTTTTGCTGGCAGCTGATTTTTTAACGCCCTCTTCAGGATTAAATTTACTAGGACCGTGATACAGCACAGGATCGGCCTCAGCTAACTCATAGCCCTGACCTTTTTTAGTAACTACATGCAAGAACTGCGGACCACGACCTTCTAAAGCTAAGCGACGCACGTTCTGCAGCATCGGGATCAAGGCGTCTAAATCATGGCCATCAATCGGGCCGAAATAATTAAAGCCAAACTCTTGGAAGATTGTTGATGGAGAAACCATCCCCTTGGCATGATCCTCAAGGCGTTTTGCAAATTCACGCAAAGGGGGTGCAATTGATAAAACACTATCAATGCCTTTTTTAGTCGCCGAATAAATATTGCCACTAAGTAATCTAGCCAGATGGCGATTGAGGGCGCCCACGGCAGGGGAAATCGACATGTCGTTGTCATTCAGAATCACTACGAGCGGTAAGTCGTCATACACACCAGCATTGTTCATGGCTTCGAAAGCCATACCACCGGTCATGGCACTATCGCCAATCACTGCTACAGCCACATGTCGTTCACCCTTGGTTTGAAACGCACGCGCCATACCCATGGCCGCAGAAATACTAGTGGATGAATGGCCGGTACCAAAAGCATCAAACTCACTTTCAGAGCGATGCGGAAAGCCTGATAAGCCCTTGTGCTGACGCAAGCTACCCATACGTTCACGACGTCCAGTCAGAATCTTATGTGGGTAACTTTGATGTCCAACATCCCAAACGATACGATCGTGCGGGGTATCAAATACGTAGTGCAAGGCAATAGAGAGCTCTACCGTTCCCAAGTTGGACGACAGATGTCCGCCCGTCTTGGATACAGAATCCAAGACAAACTCGCGCAACTCATCCGCTAAAGCCGGTAGCTCTTCGCGGGAGAGTTTTTTGAGATCGTCGGGGGAGTTAATGGAATGTAAAGTCATTGAACCTAAATAATCTGTACTGATGAATTTCTCTTATTTCTCTTATTTCTCTTATTGCTCTCTTACTTG is from Polynucleobacter sp. MWH-S4W17 and encodes:
- the dnaG gene encoding DNA primase — encoded protein: MALIPQSFIADLLNRVDIVDVVGQHVKLKKAGANFQGLCPFHSEKSPSFSVSPTKQFYHCFGCGAHGSAISFLMEYSGLGYVDAIEDLARSAGLDVPREERTANDVARQQQAMALSEVMSAAADWYRQQLKGNTRAVEYLKGRGLTGEIAKRYALGYAPDGWQGLEAVFGAYSSDEIAKTLVEGGLLIQGEQSEGANVKRYDRFRDRIMFPIRNPKGQTIGFGGRILDQGEPKYLNSPETPLFSKGNTLYGLFEARQAIRAQEYVLVCEGYMDVVALAQLGFPNAVATLGTACTANHVRMLLRQTDKVVFSFDGDSAGQRAAQRALEACLPLMSDDKEIRFLFLPTEHDPDSYVRAYGAPAFERVIKEAMSISSFFFKVVSEGHEQTTPEGRAHTHHAAKPLLLSMPPIALRTQILRELAIRTNTTPAELEAFCGLTVAPAPVRQTTYQPVQARYQGGQGNQSNPNSQNNFSNNGNRQGAPWQASKGSAKRVAAQNIEPPKAPTDLAEQMLRVIIQFPHLGKALDPNKRALALKAAEQRSAKAHALMQDLLSQCDLIELIPGEGNKPAIAGAGAFAMFQDQLSRSELAPLYEVLRNRVMGSDLELEGAAADLEGAFKKLELTHLKQEMTEIAQKISGSTASEQDKARYRELGEKLKFS
- the tsaD gene encoding tRNA (adenosine(37)-N6)-threonylcarbamoyltransferase complex transferase subunit TsaD; its protein translation is MIVLGIETSCDETGVALYNTTPWEEGKPAFQGILGQGLHSQIAMHRDYGGVVPELASRDHIRRVLPLLDQSLAQSGLKLADIDAVAFTQGPGLAGALLVGSAFAKSLAQGLNLPSIGVHHLEGHLLSPLLGQTAPQFPFIALLVSGGHTQLMKVSGIGQYELLGETLDDAAGEAFDKTAKLLGLDYPGGAAISKLAEEGRPGIFDLPKPMLHSGDLDFSFSGLKTAVLNQVKKFAEKNIANPSEVAQFHADLARSFVDSIVAVLVSKSEKALKQTGCKHLVLAGGVGANLQLRAALNDKAKRNGFEVHYPPLELCTDNGVMIAFAGALRMIEKNNGSTTSGAFDIKPRWDLQSNNLK
- the dxs gene encoding 1-deoxy-D-xylulose-5-phosphate synthase; translated protein: MTLHSINSPDDLKKLSREELPALADELREFVLDSVSKTGGHLSSNLGTVELSIALHYVFDTPHDRIVWDVGHQSYPHKILTGRRERMGSLRQHKGLSGFPHRSESEFDAFGTGHSSTSISAAMGMARAFQTKGERHVAVAVIGDSAMTGGMAFEAMNNAGVYDDLPLVVILNDNDMSISPAVGALNRHLARLLSGNIYSATKKGIDSVLSIAPPLREFAKRLEDHAKGMVSPSTIFQEFGFNYFGPIDGHDLDALIPMLQNVRRLALEGRGPQFLHVVTKKGQGYELAEADPVLYHGPSKFNPEEGVKKSAASKKTFTQVFGEWLCDMAHADPLLVGITPAMREGSGLVEFEKSFPRRYYDVGIAEQHAVTFAAGMACEGMKPVVAIYSTFLQRAYDQLIHDVAIQDLPVLFALDRAGLVGADGATHAGAYDIPFLRCIPNMLVMTPADESECRDLLTTAFHQPHPSAVRYPRGAGVGTIPSKELRTLPFGKGEIRRKSTAPAGQRVAILAFGTLLYPVLEVAEGVNATVANMRFVKPLDMDLIQSLAADHDYFVTIEDGAIAGGAGSACLEALSNLGIQKPLLQLGLPDQFIEHGDYSLLMTKCGLDVEGIANSIKQRFPAILTVNSALVGK
- the rpsU gene encoding 30S ribosomal protein S21, whose amino-acid sequence is MTTVRLRENEPFEVALRRFKRTIEKNGLLTDLRAREFYEKPTAERKRKKAAAAKRHYKRIRSQMLPKKLY
- a CDS encoding GatB/YqeY domain-containing protein, producing MSLKDQITEDMKNAMRAKEVERLGAIRLLLAAIKQREVDERIVVDDAGVIATVEKMIKQRKDSISQFEKANRDDLVAIETAEMVILQTYLPAQLSDAEVEAAIAAAVASTGAVGPQDMGKVIGVLKGQLAGKADMGKVSGLVKAALAK
- the folE2 gene encoding GTP cyclohydrolase FolE2 codes for the protein MNDLNPAFLKASAMPDVQSTLDERALPIEQVGIRGVRHPLTIRSKTGSFPSVGTFEMDVALPAHIKGTHMSRFMALLQKQDAAVDSTTIVALVRDMLPLLDAKEGHVQFTYTHFVKKAAPVSGVESLMDYEVTWMATAKQNATGGSDVELGLRAQVPVMSLCPCSKEISEFGAHNQRSHVTMTVALDSRTQMTVEDLVAAAESEASSELWGLLKRPDEKWVTEHSYSNPKFVEDLVRDVAGNLKADQRIRSFVVEAENFESIHNHSAFARISHQK